From Vicinamibacterales bacterium:
GCGGCGCTCCGGTCCGAGTCGGAGTCGGCCCTGGCGGCGGCACGCGCTGAGGCCGACGCGGCCGTGTCCGCCCTGCGAGCCGAGGCGGAGCGGACGCTTACGGCGCTCCGCGACCAGTCGTCGTCGAACGAGGCGGCGCTCCGTTCGGAGTCCAGCGCGGCGCAGGCCGCCCTGCGCTCCGAGGCTGATCAGACGGCCGCCGCGCTCGCCGAGGCGCTGGAGCGCCATCAGGCCGGAAGCGTGCGGATGCTGGAGTCGGTCCGGGCGCTCGACGGCGCGTCGTCGCTGCCGGAAGTGCTCGACGCGCTGGCCCACGCGACCGCGAAGGAAGCCGGCCGCGCCGCGCTCCTGGTCGTGAAAGGCGACCGCCTCGTCGGCTGGCGGACCAACGGGTTCGGAGCGGTCGACGACGACCCGCGCGCCCTCGAATCGAGCACCGCCGACGCGGGCGCCCTGGCGACGGCCGTCAACACCTGCCGGCCCGCCATCACGGGCAGCGGATCGGTGCTGGCCGCGCCCCCGTTCAGCGCCGCCGGCCCGGACGTGCCCGGCCTGGCCGTGCCGCTGCTGGTTGGCGGCCGCGCGGTGGCGGTGGCGTACGTCGATGCCGGCACCGCGGCCCATGGCCCCGCCACCTGGACGGCGCCCGTTGAACTGCTGGTGCGGCACGCCGGCCGATGCATCGAGGCGCTCGCGGTCCGGCGGCCGGCTCCGGCCCGTCCGGCGAGCGCCCGGGTAGGTGCGACGGCGTGAGCGGCCGGGCCGGGCGAGCGCGCGCGACACCGGCCGGCGTCGGCCTCGGTGCGGGTGCGCTGACCACGGCCCTGGTGGTGCTGACCACCGCGGCGATCGCGGCGCAGGATCCGCTGCCGGAGATCCGGGCGACGGCGCATCCGCCGGTGCCCGCGCAGCCAGCCGCCTATTGGCTGGCCCCGGCCGCCCCGTCGGCCCTCACGACGGCCCTCAAGAACTTCGCGCGCGCCGTCACGATCCTCGACGAGGGCGGTGATGCCCTGTCGGTCGCGCCGCTCCTGTCGGCCGCCGCGCTCGAGTCGTCCGTGCTCGCCGATCACGGCCGGTACTATCGCGGGATCGCGGCCCAGCGCAGCGACCGGCTGGACGAGGCGGCCGCCGCGTTCGAGGCCGTCGCCGCGTCCACGTCGAGAAGCTGGGTCGTCGAACAGGCCCTGTGGCGGCTCGCCGAGGTCCATGAACTGCAGGGGCGCTACGCGGCAGCCGCCGAGGCGTACGGCCGGCTGCTGGCCGGAACGCCGGCTGACGCGGCACACGCGCACCACCAGCGCGGCGTGGCGCTCGAGCGCTCGGGCGATCCGGCAGGCTCGGTCCTCGAGCACCGCGCCGTCTACTACGACTTTCCGCTGTCTCCCGACAGCGATGCCTCGGGCGATGCCCTGAAGCGGCTCGACGACGGAACCGTGCCCTTCGACGCGCGGCTGGCCAAGGTCCAGGCGCGGGCCGACGCCCTGTTCAGGGCCCGGCGCTGGTCCCCGGCCCGGGCCGCCTACGCCGACCTGGCGGCCGCCACGTCAGGCGACGTCCACGCCGGCGCCGATGTCCGCATCGCGGGCGCCGACGTGCGAGCGCGCCAATACCGGCTGGCGGTGAACCGCCTCCGCCCGTACCTGGCCGAGGGCGCGCACCAGGCGGAGGCGCGGATGTACTACGCGCTCGCGCTGCGCGGCCTCGGCAGCAACGATGCCTACGTGAAGGAAGTGGGCGAGCTCGCGGCCAGCCACGGTGACAGCCCGTACGCCGAGGAAGCCCTGAACGACATGGCCGTGTGGTACGTCCGGAACGACGAGGACGAGGAGGGCGCCCGCGTCTTCACCGCCATGGTCCGAATGTTCCCGGCCGGGCGTTTCGCCGAGCGCGCGGCGTGGAAGGCCGGCTGGTGGGCGTACCGGCACGGCGACATGGCCACGGCCGTCGCGCACTTCGAGACCGGCGCCCGGAACTTCCCGCGCTCCGACTACCGTCCGGCCTGGCTCTACTGGAGCGGACGGGCGAAGCAGCGCATGGGCGATTCGGACGGCGGCGCCGAGCGGCTCACGCTCACGGCCGTGGACTATCACAACACCTACTACGGCCGCCTCGCGCTGGCGAACCTCGGCGCTCAGCAGGCGGCCGTACCGAAGAGCCCGTTCGTCGGCCAGGCCGGGGCCAGGGCCGCCGTGCCGCCCACGGAGCGCCAGATCCGGACGCTGATGGCGCTCGGCCTCAACGACCTCGCCATCGAGGAGGTGCAGTTCGCGCGGCGCGTGTGGGGCGACTCGCCCGCGCTCATGGCCACGTCGGCGCTCGCGCACCACCGCGCGGGCCGGCTGCGGCTCGGCATCAACGCCATGAAGCGCGCCTATCCGCAGTACATGGCGGCGGGCGGCGAGGAGCTGCCGGCGGACGTGCTGCGCGTGATCTTCCCCGCCGGCTACTTCCAGCAGCTCGTCGGATCGGCGAAGCGGCGCGGACTCGATCCCTATCTGGTCGTCGCCCTGGCGGCGCAGGAATCCACGTTCGACGCCGGCATCAAGTCCTCGGCCGGCGCCATCGGGCTCATGCAAATCATGCCGGCCACCGGGCGGAGCGTGGCGCGGCAGCTCGGCATCAAGCGCTTCACCACGCGCCGTCTCACCGATCCCGAGACGAACATGACCATCGGCACGAAGTACTTCTCCGATCTGGTCCAGCGGTTCGGCGAGGCGGCCTACGCCCTGGCCGGCTACAACGCCGGCGCGCACCGGGTGGTCCGGTGGCGCGCGGAGCGGCCGGGCCTGCCGCTGGACGAGTGGATCGACGACATCCCGTTCCCCGAAACCCAGAACTACGTGAAGCGCATCCTGGGCACGGCCGACGACTACCGGCGCCTGTACGGCGGCGGTATCCTGACGCCCGACGCCGCCCAGGCGGCGTCCGCGGAAGCGCCGCCGGCTCCACGGGCGACGCCGGCCCCGCCACGTTCCGCCCCGGCCTCGCCCGCGCGGACGGCGCCGCGGCACCGGCCCGGCGCCTGAGCGCGCCCGGAAACCTCCTCCACCGCGGGCGAGGACCTCAGCGCCGCGCGGCCGCGGCCGCCGTCACCCGATAGACCCTCGTCCGCGCGTCCTCGAACGCGGGCTCCAGCCACGGCACCTCGTCGAGCGCGTCCAATGCGGCCGGAGACACCACCGCGCGCAGCAGATCCAGGTGCAGCACGACGTGGGTGATGCCGAGCGCCACGAGCTGTCGCCGCGCGGCCTCGGCCGGCAGCGTGGCCAGGTCGGCGAGACGCGCGTCGAAGCCCGGGGGCGTGAGGCCCGAGTAGCCCGCGACGATCGGATGGAAATGCACCGTCTGCGCCAGCAGGTACGGCGCGTTCAGGTTCGCCTGAGCGCTGGGGAAGGTGGGGAACTCGACGAGGACCGCGTCGGGCAGCGCGGCCAGGCGGTTGTAGATGGGCGCGATCGGCGGCGTCGGCGTGAACGCCATCGGCGCTCGCCAGGCTTCAGCGGTCACGGCCGCGAACGCGGCCAGGCCGATCGTCGCCGCCACGCGCGAAGCGCGCTGCCGCCTCAGCGCGGCCACGCCGAGGCCCGCCAGCGCGGCCGCGGCCGTCAGCACCAGGATGCCCCAGCGCGCGGGCGCGCGCATGGAGCGGATGAGCGGCACGGCGTCGTACAACCACTCGTAGGTGGGGAGCGCCGGTCCCAGCGACATCACCAGCCCGACCGCGGCGATGCCCACGAGCATCACGACCCGTCCGCGCTGCGTCCCGGCGCGGGCGATCGCCACGAGGGAGAGGCCGGTCACGGCGATTCCAGGGAAGAGCGCGGCCGACCCGTCGAAGAACGCGTGGCTCCACGCGGCGTAGTGCAGGCGTCCCCCCGTGGCGAGGTAGTCCCGCCACGTCGCGGCCATCGCCGCGGACTCGCCGAGCGATCGCTCCACGCCGAGGTCGCGGCTCACCGCGTAGTACTGCCAGAGGACGGGCGCGAGCGCTGCGAGCGCGGCCAGGACGCCGATGCTGGCAGACGCGAGCGTGGTGGCGGCGCGGCCGCGCCACTCGCCCGCCCGGAAGGCGAGCCCCGCCACGGTCGCGCCGCTCACGAAGGCGAGCTGGTAGATCGACGTCAGCCCGGTGAGCCACAGGCCGAGGCCGAGGAGCAGCCCGTCCCGCACGCGCCCGCGCGTGACCAGGCGGTCGAGACCGAGCAGCACGATCGGCACGGCCTCGGCGTGGATCGCCTGGACGTGGGCGAACCGCGTCAGCAGATGGGCGTTGAACGCGAACGCCGCGCCGGCCACCGCTCCGGCCACCTCGTCGCCCGTCCATGCCGCGACGAGCCGCCACATCGCCCAGGCGCTGAGGGAGAAGCCCAGGAGGACCACGACGTTGTAAGTGGCCGTGGCCGAGAGACCGGCCGCCCGCAACGGCACCGCGGCCAGCCCCGGGACCAGCAGCGGCTCCGAGTACGCGAGCGTGCGCTTCTCCGGATGGAAGATGGGGGCGTCGAAGACGCCAAGCGGCTGGCTGGGCAGCGCGTGGGCGATCCACGCGAGCGCCCAGGTGTTCAGCGTGGTGTCGGCGTTGTCGTGCCGCGACAGGCCGCCGAGATCGGTGGCGAGGGGCCAGGTGTGGCCGACGGCGAGCAGGATGGAGATGGCGAGCGCCGCCGTTGACCGCCGCGTCATGGCGGGGGCATGACGATGGCGTAGAGGCGGTCGTCGCCTTCGACGGCGAGCCGCCGGACGCGACCCGTCTCCTCCAGCTGGGCCATCGCGGCCTCGCCGACGAGCCGGCCGTGCACGACGAGGTGGGTCGCCCCCAGCAGTGCCAGCTCCTCGACCGCGGAGGCCGACGGCAGTCGCCGTGCGACGGCGGCGTGCAGGGCGTAGCTGGCGGGCATGAAGCCGCTGTAGCCGTTCAGCATGTCGTGGAAGTGGGTGGTCGACGCCAGCACGTAGGGGCCATTCTGCTGGATGACCCCCGGGTCGGGAAACGGGACCTCCACGAGCACGGGATCCACCAGCGCCGCGACGTGGGTGTAGATGGCCGGGATGCCCTCGAAGCGCGTGTAGGGCACGGGCGTGCGCGCCGCCTCGATGGTGACGGCCAGGCCGGCGGCGATCGCCAGCGCGCGTGCATGGCGTGGGTGGCGGCGTTCCAGCCGCGCGAGGCCCAGCCCCGCGAGCACCGCGAGCGCCAGCAGCCACAGCCACCCGAAACGCACGGCGGCCCGGATGCCCTGCAGGATCGTCACGTGGTCGTACAGCCAGTGGTAGCCGGGGAGCGACGCGCCAAACGACAGCGCCAGCCCCACCGCGCCGATGACCACCATCGCGCGGGCCCGCCCATCCCGCCAGGTGTCACGCGAGGCCAGCGCATGGCCAGCCAACAGCAGGACCGCGATGCCGGGGAAGAGCGGCGTGGCGCCGTCGAACCACCGGTGGCTCCAGAGGGCATAGTGCAGGCGGCCGCCCGTCGCGAGGTAGTCGCGCCACCGGCCGGAGTAGTAGGCCACTTCGTCGAAGGGCCGCGTCAGCCCCTGC
This genomic window contains:
- a CDS encoding lytic transglycosylase domain-containing protein encodes the protein MSGRAGRARATPAGVGLGAGALTTALVVLTTAAIAAQDPLPEIRATAHPPVPAQPAAYWLAPAAPSALTTALKNFARAVTILDEGGDALSVAPLLSAAALESSVLADHGRYYRGIAAQRSDRLDEAAAAFEAVAASTSRSWVVEQALWRLAEVHELQGRYAAAAEAYGRLLAGTPADAAHAHHQRGVALERSGDPAGSVLEHRAVYYDFPLSPDSDASGDALKRLDDGTVPFDARLAKVQARADALFRARRWSPARAAYADLAAATSGDVHAGADVRIAGADVRARQYRLAVNRLRPYLAEGAHQAEARMYYALALRGLGSNDAYVKEVGELAASHGDSPYAEEALNDMAVWYVRNDEDEEGARVFTAMVRMFPAGRFAERAAWKAGWWAYRHGDMATAVAHFETGARNFPRSDYRPAWLYWSGRAKQRMGDSDGGAERLTLTAVDYHNTYYGRLALANLGAQQAAVPKSPFVGQAGARAAVPPTERQIRTLMALGLNDLAIEEVQFARRVWGDSPALMATSALAHHRAGRLRLGINAMKRAYPQYMAAGGEELPADVLRVIFPAGYFQQLVGSAKRRGLDPYLVVALAAQESTFDAGIKSSAGAIGLMQIMPATGRSVARQLGIKRFTTRRLTDPETNMTIGTKYFSDLVQRFGEAAYALAGYNAGAHRVVRWRAERPGLPLDEWIDDIPFPETQNYVKRILGTADDYRRLYGGGILTPDAAQAASAEAPPAPRATPAPPRSAPASPARTAPRHRPGA